The following coding sequences are from one Halictus rubicundus isolate RS-2024b chromosome 11, iyHalRubi1_principal, whole genome shotgun sequence window:
- the LOC143358719 gene encoding uncharacterized protein LOC143358719 isoform X1: protein MSVHYKFKSTLDYDTVSFDGLHISVADLKKAIFHQKRIGKNTDFDLQITNAQTKEDYTDDNALIAKNTSLIVARVPLTVQQKRSWDRNETPSFSNLKDESNLGRTVDLTRLDGSEEDKIRAMMTQSTQDYDPSNYMKIRGANQTGDVPANYRCYKCHQPGHWIKNCPLGTNQEPIEIKKSTGIPRSFMVPVEGPRVPGAMMTPTGQYAVPAIDHQAYKEGKKERPPFSQDPEPAVEKPEIPEDLLCNICKDLLTDAVMIPCCGNSFCDECIRTFLLESEEHECPDCNEKDVSPETLIPNRFLRTAVMNFKNETGYAKRQTYRPPPIQTNRQVDQQKTEQTASQTSNQNKPAQAPVATNAPSQENAEPQVTNFESSAPQQFPASTAQQPQTTTLPESTSESDLQSDSVTKLTTDEETEVPPPPGTEPLLPIPAIGSSPERDRERSDPPSREKKDRENEYLGERQPRERRRSFSRDGHRDRSGERGRRMENLRPLSRRRSLSPRHSQHSDYNSQGAPLSHLMNPPPSKGYQGLPPDDGHYPPSMHYDSTIRRSTEDRPGTPTVDEPHLHVPTSGNQPPLLPFPPGEDRIPQPSYNQPPPNVPPHNAPLLPDPYMSHRIPMYPHQQGSHYGPPRYERPPYQQQGYRPSQPPRNYNGPPRPIRGMHHISYRGLQPPPPGLSRNIHNGNPPGIIDDPLEAFERMLREKDERDRRLGKHRRRSRTRSRSRSYTRSRSRSFGRRSPFPARLSRSRSPPSKRRSSRSPLPLRARSRTPKRRSRSGSFSISRSRSYSRSQSPRLSLSRDRDRDRERDRERDRERDRDRDRDRDRDRDRDHRDRERDRDRDRDRDRDHRDRERDRDRDRDRERDRDRDRDRDREVLSRYRSPARSPPRFQRERDRDRERPRSREPREGYNSYYNDSPAHDYQFRDRERDLPPRDRPIPRYPIRNQPTQHSIPPLLPHLVTGGHPPPLMSLGPPPTDRKDYYDSYNRYPGPSTQRFGSPLRDTPHKRFDDVAPPGTEGYYDLSPPGVEHSDRSSRDDRDRRLIRDQEDREHSLKDHDAEERDRLREDRGRERDDRLRERDDRDRRVPNRDREDRDRQVLPRDHDDRPREKDERDRREKEKERDDRHTRDRRDDDRHVEKKDYDKERYRDERDRHRQDDKNRSREKDRRERDYESEKDRDRHERYERRSVERKKNRKSPTPYSQKSRTDAKDLSPERIKKKEKDHEEKNEEKKKEKKIKEKKKKKDDEKEKKKKKKKEKKAGQKEAAKDEPIKSSEQEDSIAETRPEVMSPVKADAMKPISEDENIENRIECIPTEVLMEESIKEEFEDKSLAMNPEPPEFNEASPERIDHTEFGTNPPNPNFKPIPELKSEIKPIDSLYSGLDDAEINTVITEKYSLLSENETEDKNTLLEDKSPKKDEFLAPLPELSKWERDDTIEKSDEVCDSTIEKIQLDEPKSAKVVTSEVLKRAENAIFQKAINAIRPIEIKKISESRKVLYQNPEPKVLEPEANREPRKSVNVTINVGRNERNVEITEPVKKAKLDRTKFKPVPETYSPTRLSAKERLGEKVEENKERKISPIKSFLERRETKSSETQSRSRSPRSRDKRMSPLLDRRVDSSLTLPGNERKVFLDDRKRDNKDRGDRSKDRNDFRNERHDIRSERDPRIDSRGDFRSNRNDSKTDRMDKEREKERDRERRGKTPTCTFKRNEMPKVGLLKGKEDEEDRRREKKSKEDKKRKKEHRSRSKSKEHKKRKEKKHKKDKEKNLEKKKHKDSLLMKEKPETSETKIGYENPEPPVPETVKKQRKNPRLVSDRKRSILDEASFEPDYSASDSESDGDDGKMMLPTKKLKLDEADIEKEMDLKSLKKRSKSTSSEDSSSSSDTSSTDSDSSDESHKKKKKKHKKHKKKKSAKRDSSSDSDTYSDSSDTSSDEEKHKKKSKKSKSRNKQSKKKKKSKHK, encoded by the exons atgtcagTACATTATAAATTTAAGTCCACTTTGGACTACGACACTGTGTCCTTCGATGGATTACATATTTCTGTAGCAGACCTAAAGAAAGCTATTTTCCATCAAAAACGTATAGGAAAAAATACGGATTTTGATTTGCAAATAACAAATGCCCAGACAAAAGAAG ATTACACAGACGACAATGCATTGATCGCGAAGAATACTAGCCTTATTGTTGCCAGAGTTCCGTTAACGGTACAACAAAAACGATCATGGGATAGAAATGAAACTCCTTCGTTTAGCAATTTAAAAGATGAATCGAATCTTGGTCGAACTGTGGATCTTACGCGACTCGATGGATCTGAAGAGGATAAGATTCGAGCGATGATGACTCAGTCAACCCAAGATTATGATCCATCAAA TTATATGAAAATACGTGGAGCTAATCAAACTGGTGATGTGCCTGCAAATTATCGTTGTTATAAATGCCATCAGCCTGGCCATTGGATAAAGAATTGTCCACTAGGAACAAATCAGGAGCCCATAGAAATTAAGAAAAGCACAGGCATTCCTAGAAGTTTTATGGTTCCTGTAGAAGGGCCAAGAGTTCCTGGTGCTATGATGACTCCTACAGGCCAGTATGCTGTCCCAGCCATCGATCA tcAAGCATACAAAGAGGGTAAAAAGGAGCGGCCACCATTTTCACAAGATCCAGAACCTGCTGTAGAAAAGCCTGAAATTCCAGAAGACCTATTGTGCAACATTTGCAAAGATCTTCTGACCGATGCAGTAATGATACCATGCTGTGGGAATTCATTTTGCGAcgaat GTATCCGTACATTCTTATTAGAGTCCGAAGAACACGAATGTCCAGATTGCAATGAGAAAGACGTTTCGCCGGAAACGCTTATACCCAACCGATTTTTGCGAACTGCTGTAATGAATTTTAAGAATGAAACTGGGTATGCGAAGCGACAAACGTATAGACCGCCGCCTATTCAAACGAATAGACAAGTAGATCAACAAAAAACAGAACAAACTGCGAGTCAAACATCGAATCAGAACAAACCTGCCCAAGCTCCGGTTGCAACAAATGCGCCTTCTCAAGAAAATGCGGAACCACAGGTGACAAATTTCGAGTCCTCGGCCCCTCAGCAATTTCCAGCTAGTACTGCGCAACAACCACAAACAACAA CTCTGCCCGAATCAACGTCAGAGTCTGATTTGCAAAGTGATTCTGTAACAAAGCTGACTACTGACGAAGAAACAGAGGTACCACCACCTCCAGGAACAGAACCGTTGCTTCCAATACCTGCTATTGGTAGTTCTCCAGAAAGAGATCGAGAAAGAAGTGATCCCCCAAGCCGGGAAAAGAAAGATCGTGAGAATGAATATTTGGGTGAAAGGCAACCTAGAGAACGAAGGCGAAGTTTCAGCAGAGATGGTCATCGTGACAG AAGCGGAGAACGAGGTCGTAGAATGGAAAATTTGCGACCATTGAGCAGAAGACGATCTTTGTCACCTAGGCATTCTCAACATAGTGATTACAATTCTCAAGGAGCACCATTATCACATTTAATGAACCCACCTCCATCAAAAGGTTATCAAGGATTACCACCAGACGATGGACATTATCCTCCTAGTATGCATTATGATAGTACCATACGTAGATCAACCGAAGATCGTCCAGGCACTCCGACa GTTGATGAACCACACTTACATGTGCCTACTTCTGGCAATCAACCACCTCTGTTACCGTTTCCACCAGGAGAAGATCGTATTCCACAGCCAAGCTATAATCAACCTCCACCCAATGTACCACCACATAATGCACCATTGCTGCCAGATCCGTACATGAGTCATCGGATACCTATGTATCCTCATCAACAGGGATCTCACTATGGACCTCCTCGATACGAAAGGCCTCCTTATCAGCAACAGGGATACAGGCCATCGCAGCCACCTAGAAATTATAATGGACCACCACGGCCAATTAGGGGAATGCACCATA TTAGTTATCGAGGATTACAACCCCCACCACCAGGTTTAAGTAGAAATATACATAATGGCAATCCACCTGG TATAATTGACGATCCACTAGAAGCTTTCGAACGAATGCTGAGAGAGAAAGATGAACGGGACAGGAGGCTTGGCAAACATAGAAGGCGAAGTAGAACAAGATCAAGATCTCGCAGTTACACTAGATCTAGATCACGTTCGTTTGGCCGCAGATCGCCATTCCCGGCTCGTTTAAGCAGATCTAGAAGCCCGCCTTCGAAGAGAAGGTCCTCGAGATCACCTTTGCCTTTGCGAGCACGAAGTCGCACTCCGAAACGTAGATCAAGAAGCGGAAGTTTCTCGATTAGCAG ATCTAGATCGTATTCCCGTAGTCAGTCGCCTAGATTATCTCTGTCacgagacagagacagagatagAGAAAGGGACAGAGAAAGAGATCGAGAGCGCGATCGGGATCGAGACCGAGATCGTGATCGTGACCGTGATCGAGATCACCGGGATCGCGAAcgtgatcgtgatcgtgatcgtgaCCGTGATCGAGATCATCGGGATCGAGAGCGTGATCGTGACCGTGATCGTGATCGTGAGCGTGACCGTGATCGGGATCGTGATCGAGACAGAGAAGTACTTTCTAGATATCGGTCACCAGCCAGATCACCTCcgag ATTCCAAAGAGAGAGGGATCGTGACAGAGAACGACCGAGATCACGCGAGCCCAGAGAAGGCTATAATAGTTACTACAATGATTCGCCGGCGCACGATTATCAGTTCCGTGATCGGGAGCGTGATTTGCCTCCTAGAGACAGGCCAATACCGAGATACCCGATACGGAACCAACCGACACAACATAGTATACCACCATTGTTGCCGCATCTAGTCACTGGAGGTCACCCACCGCCGCTTATGTCTTTGGGACCTCCACCTACGGACAGGAAAGACTATTATGATTCCTACAACAG GTATCCCGGACCATCTACTCAACGGTTTGGCAGTCCATTGAGGGACACTCCTCACAAAAGATTCGATGACGTTGCTCCTCCTGGAACTGAGGGCTACTATGATCTCTCGCCACCTGGAGTTGAGCATTCCGATAGATCCTCGCGAGATGATCGGGATCGACGATTAATTAGAGATCAGGAGGATCGAGAGCATTCTCTCAAAGACCACGATGCAGAGGAGCGAGACAGATTGAGGGAGGACAG GGGACGTGAACGTGATGATCGTTTACGTGAGAGGGACGACAGAGATCGTAGAGTCCCGAACCGGGATAGGGAGGATCGTGACAGACAAGTATTACCTAGAGATCATGACGACAGGCCACGTGAGAAAGATGAACGTGACAGgagagaaaaggaaaaggaacgGGACGATAGGCATACACGTGATCGTCGTGATGATGACAGACACGTTGAGAAAAAAGATTATGATAAAGAGCG TTACAGGGACGAAAGGGACCGTCACAGACAGGACGACAAAAACCGCAGTCGCGAGAAAGACAGACGTGAACGAGATTACGAATCTGAGAAGGACAGGGACCGGCATGAACGTTACGAGAGGCGATCGGTTGAAAggaagaagaacaggaaaagtCCGACTCCGTATTCTCAAAAGTCCAGGACAGATGCGAAAGACTTGTCGCCGGAGCGCataaagaaaaaggagaaggaTCACGAGGAGaagaacgaggagaagaaaaaggagaagaagatcaaagagaaaaagaaaaagaaggacgacgagaaggagaagaaaaagaagaagaagaaggagaaaaaaGCTGGGCAGAAAGAGGCAGCGAAGGACGAGCCTATCAAATCATCCGAGCAAGAGGACTCGATAGCGGAGACTAGACCGGAGGTTATGTCGCCAGTCAAAGCTGACGCGATGAAACCAATCAGCGAGGACGAGAACATTGAGAACAGAATAGAATGCATTCCTACGGAAGTTCTGATGGAGGAGTCGATTAAAGAGGAGTTCGAGGATAAGTCGTTGGCTATGAACCCGGAGCCGCCAGAATTCAACGAAGCTAGTCCAGAGAGAATCGATCACACAGAATTCGGGACGAATCCTCCCAATCCTAATTTCAAGCCAATCCCAGAATTGAAATCCGAAATTAAACCTATAGATAGTCTTTACAGCGGGTTGGATGACGCGGAGATAAACACTGTCATCACGGAGAAGTATTCTCTGCTATCCGAGAACGAAACCGAGGATAAGAATACTTTGCTCGAAGACAAATCGCCGAAGAAGGACGAATTCTTGGCTCCCCTGCCCGAGCTGTCGAAATGGGAGAGAGATGACACCATAGAGAAGTCAGACGAGGTATGTGACTCTACTATAGAAAAAATACAGCTGGATGAACCGAAGTCCGCTAAAGTAGTCACGTCGGAGGTATTAAAGCGAGCGGAAAACGCGATTTTCCAGAAAGCCATCAATGCCATTAGACCGATTGAGATTAAGAAGATCAGCGAAAGTAGGAAAGTGCTGTACCAGAACCCGGAGCCGAAAGTGCTCGAACCGGAGGCGAACAGAGAGCCGAGGAAGAGCGTGAACGTGACCATAAACGTGGGGCGCAACGAGAGAAACGTCGAGATCACGGAGCCGGTGAAGAAAGCGAAATTGGACAGGACCAAGTTCAAGCCTGTCCCGGAAACATATTCGCCTACCAGACTCTCCGCCAAGGAGAGATTAGGGGAGAAGGTGGAGGAGAACAAGGAGAGGAAGATCAGCCCTATCAAAAGCTTCTTGGAGAGACGGGAGACGAAGAGCAGCGAGACGCAGTCGAGAAGTCGATCTCCCAGGAGCAGAGACAAGAGGATGTCGCCACTTCTGGACAGACGCGTCGATTCGTCGTTGACGTTGCCGGGTAACGAGCGCAAGGTGTTCCTGGATGATAGAAAACGGGACAACAAAGACAGAGGGGACCGTTCAAAAGACAGGAACGACTTCCGTAACGAGCGACACGACATCAGGTCCGAGAGAGACCCGAGAATCGACTCCAGAGGTGACTTCCGCTCGAATCGAAACGATTCAAAGACTGATCGGAtggataaagagagagagaaggagagggacaGGGAGAGGAGGGGAAAGACACCCACCTGCACATTCAAGAGGAACGAGATGCCCAAGGTGGGTCTTCTCAAAGGCAAGGAAGATGAGGAAGACAGGAGAAGGGAGAAAAAGTCGAAGGAGGACAAGAAACGGAAGAAAGAGCATCGGAGCAGAAGTAAGTCGAAAGAGCATAAGAAACGGAAGGAGAAGAAACACAAGAAAGATAAGGAGAAGAATTTGGAGAAGAAGAAGCATAAAGATAGTCTTCTCATGAAGGAGAAGCCGGAGACCAGCGAGACGAAGATAGGTTATGAGAATCCCGAGCCGCCGGTTCCGGAAACCGTGAAAAAACAACGGAAGAATCCCAGACTCGTTTCGGACCGGAAACGTAGTATACTTGACGAAGCTAGTTTCGAGCCTGACTATAGCGCTTCGGATTCAGAGTCTGACGGTGATGACGGCAAGATGATGTTGCCCACCAAGAAGCTGAAGCTTGACGAGGCTGATATTGAGAAAGAGATGGATTTGAAGTCTCTTAAGAAACGATCAAAGTCGACGAGCAGCGAGGACTCGTCCAGCAGCTCGGACACGTCCAGTACAGATTCAGACAGCTCGGACGAGTCgcataagaaaaagaaaaagaaacacaaGAAGCACAAGAAAAAGAAGTCTGCGAAAAGGGACAGCAGCTCGGACTCGGACACGTACTCGGACTCGTCCGACACGAGCAGCGACGAGGAAAAACACaaaaagaaatcgaagaaaTCAAAGAGTAGGAATAAAcagtcgaagaagaagaaaaagtcgAAGCACAAATGA